A segment of the Campylobacter concisus genome:
ATTTAGCGTAGCACTGTCGCTTCTTGCGATACGGTAGATGTAAAGTGGTTTTTTAAGATAAAAGACATTTTTTTCAAAAAAGCGGATGTAAAGCTCATTTTCGCCGCCAAAACTGCTCTCATTAAACCTAAAATCATCTATAAATTCGCGCGAAAAAAGTTTAAAATACTCGCCATTTATCCGCCCACAGTGATAATCAACCTTGCTCATCGCCCCACTCTTGTTATATGGGCTTCTACCGGCCACGACCTCGGTCATCACACCATCTTTTTCGCAGATAGCGTCTGCAAAAACGCACGAATACTCGCCATTTTTTAAAATTTCATAGCACTCAGCAATCGCCTCTGGCAAAAGCTCATCGTCATCGTCAAGCAAGCAGACAAACTCGCCTGTTGTGTTGTCAAAGCCGTTATTTTTGTTGCCGTTTGGGCTCTTTTTATGAGTGCTGTTTTTTACAAATTTGATCCTTGCGTCGTTAAAACTCTTGCAAATTTCACTCGCACTCTCGTCATCACCGTCGTCTGTTACTATGATCTCTAAATTTTTATAGCTTTGAGCTAGGGCGCTTTTTATGGCTTTTTGTAAAAGCTCTGGACGCTTATAAGTCGCGGTTACGATGCTGATTAATGGCTCGCTCATTTAGCCCCTTTTAAAAATTCTCTCATAGCCTTGAAGCTTTTCAAGACGTGAGAAAAGTATAAATTTAATTGTCTTGATGCAGGCCTTTAAATTTGCGCTATATCCCCTCTCAAGGCGTTCACCCTCGATGTTTGAGCCACTAAGATCAGTTGGATGCGAAAAAAGGTCGCAAAAATACATCTGCATATCATTAACGCCAAGCAAATAGTCCCAAACATCGGTCGTACAAAGCGCACGCTTATGAATTTCAAGCAAATTTTTAGCACTTTTTTTAGTTAGCACATAAGCCCCTGCTCTATAAATGCTTGAAAATGAGTGCTTTGAGACCTGCCAAAGCGGCTTGCTTAGGCTGGTATCCACCTTTTTGCCAAAGGCGCTAAACCTGCCCTCTAGCCCATCTTGCATGCCACATATCAGCACGCTATTTTCAGGCATCTTGCTAGCTGCCAAAAAGGCCTCTTTTATGTCCTCATCACCCCCTATCACGTCGTCTTCAAATATAAGGGCAAATTTCGCCTCGCTTGCCAAAAACGCTTCGTAGGCTTTTACGTGGGAGAGCGAGCAGCCAACTTCTGCTGGGCTTAAAACCTTGCCGTAAGCTTTAAATGATGGCGAAATGATCTTGTAGTACTCCCTTGCATTTAGCTCCCTGCCATCGACTGCGTCTATTAGCTTAAAGCTATCATAAGAGCTAAATTTCTGCTGCAAAAGCTCGCGCCTTTTGGTATCTTTAGCCAAAGAGATCAAATAAATTTCATTCATTTAAAACCTTTTAAATTTTTTTAAAATTTTACGCCAAACTATGCCTCGCTCGTAAGCATTAAAAAACAAAAAATATCCCAAAACATAAGCTGCGCCGGCGTAGATCGCAGCAAAGATAGCAAATTTTAGCCAGTTATTTAGGCTCACAAAGTCCTTGCAGGCAAACATCGCAAGCACGCATAGCGCAAAAACGGCTAAATTTTTAAAATAAACCCCGTAAAACGTGGTGAGTTTCACCTCTAAATTTAAAGCGGCATTTATGAGGTCAAAGCCAAGAATTCTTATGCTATAAAAAACGGCTGCGACGACGACGATGCCATAAACTCCGTAGTCACTAAATTTAAGCAGTGCGATCTGCGCTATGATCGTGCTAACGCCAAGGATAGTGTTGGCAATGGCTGGTCGGCGAAGCTTGTTTGTCGCGCTATCAAGGTTAAAAAGCGAAAAAACAAAGCTTATAAAGACGATCGGCACAAGCGTGATCATCGAGACATTGTAGATAAATTTGACCTCATCTGCGCTTTTAAAAGGTAGCCAAAGCGTGTAAAAATCAAGCCCAAAAACGACGAAAAATGCGGCTGGAGAGCTCATCACAAAGGCGATCACCTTCATTGAAAATTTGGCCTCTTTTATGAGGTCAGTGATCAAATTTTTAGAGTAAAGCTCGACAAATTTTGGCGCAAAGATACCGCTAAGCTGCGCTACAAAGCTCTCCAGTATGATAGGGGCGGCCTTGGCGACTGAAAGAAGGCCAGTGGCGTTTGCACTTACAAAAATGTTGCAGATAAAAAGATCCATGCCTGTTAAAAGTATGCGATTTAGCGCATTAAAACTATTCCAAATGCCAGAGCTTAAAAGCTCTTTGATCTTAGAAAAGTCAAATTTACTAAGGCTAAATTTTAGCTCTGGTGTGATGCGAGCCGACATAAAAATGGTGCTAAAAAAGACAAAAAGGCTAGCAACTAGCGCTGAGATAGCGATGTAAGAAATAAATGGCTTAAAAAAATAAAAAAGTGCGACGATAAGGGCTGCTAGGATCGCGCTTGAGATGGCGTTTCTGATGGAGAGTAGATAGAGCTTGTTTGTCACAAAGGCACAAACCGTTAAAACGCCGTTAAATAGCCCAACGCAGAAATTTATAAAGTAAAAAACAAGGGTCATTCTCACGTCAAAGAGTAAATTTTCAGGGACATTTAAAAAGCTTTGCAAATTTAGTATGAAAACAGAGCTAAGCACCACGACAACGGCGCAAAAGAAGATATTTACAACAAGCACTGATGAGTAGTAGGTGTTTGCAAGGCTTAGGTCTTTTTTATGCCACGCATGAGCGACAAAGCGGCCGCTCACTGAGTTTATGGCTACACTTACGACTGCGGCATAGCTAACGATGGCGTTGCTAAGGCCTACAAAGCCAAATGCCTCGTTGCCAAGGCTTTTTAGGATAAATGGCGTAAGAAAGAAATTTATGCCCATTGATACGACAAAAACGACGATCGAGCTTATTAGATTGATTAGCATTAGACTTTTAACCTGTAAATTTTTACGCCACTTGAGATAATAAATGGCTCAAAGTATTGCTCATCGGCTCGCTCAAATATAAAAAGCTGCACAAGAGCTGAATTTAGGGCATTTTCATCAACTAAAACCACGCGCGCATAGTCCTCTAAAAATAAAACAGAAATTTTCGCCTTTTTGTCAATTAGCTTCTCATCTACACGTAGTTCTTTACCAGAGCCTTTTATCTTATAAAAGGACTTTACCGACACTTTTTCGCCGTTTTGTGTGATAAATTTTGGCTCTTTTAGTGGCAAGATATAGCCATTTCCAAGGTCTATGCCAGCCTCGCTAACGCTATTTATAGGGCTAATGTAGTAAAAAAACTCTTCTTTTGGCTTCTCGCCACTCATAACGTCGATGTAGCTATATCTAAAGACATTTGGGGCGATATCTATCATATCTGGCACAAGATAGTAAAAAACCTCTTTTTTTGCCATTGGCAAAGTGAAATTTGCGCTTTCAAGCTGGCTTAAAAAGAGGTTTAGATCGCTTGTATTGTGATCTTTTAAAATTTCTTCTAGCACTCTACTTTTTTTCTCAAACGAGATGTCGTTGTACTCGCTCACTACTCTGGCTAGCTTAGCTGAGATTGTCTCATCTTTTCTTAAGGCAAGGCTAACAAAGTAGTTATTCTCGCCGCCTTGCCTACCAGGATCATTTAACGTCTTAACATCGGCAAAGTATCTTATCGCATATCCATAATCCCACCACGAAAACACGTAGTCATCGCGCTTGGCTACCTTTTTTAACTGATCAAGCGCTGTTGCCTCTTCATGCGTGATCAAAGTATGAGGTCTATAAGAGTAGGCGATATCTAAATTTGGAGCAAGCGCAGCAGCCGCAAAGATAAAAAAGGATAAATTCTTAAGAGAATTTCTAAGATCAAATAAATTTAAAAAAAAGTGCAAGAAATACCCAAAACCAAGTGCAATAAGTGGCGTTATATACATAGCAAATCTAACTCCGCCAAATAGCGATAAAGCGCCAAGTCCAAGTAGTGGCAAGCTAAGTAAAAATGGGCGAAATTTAAAACAAAGCACTAAATAACCAATCGCTGCAGCCAGCAATATAAGGATATTTCCAGCCATGAAATAGACAAAATATAATGGGCTAGCGCTTTTTACCTCATCAATTAGCGTGTATTCACTTATAAAGTAAAATTTACTTGCAACCTCTGCGCTGCTTTTTAAAACGTAACTGCCAATCTTTGAGATGATAAAATCAAAACCACCAAAATAGATAAAAACAGCTAGCATAATAGCTAGAAAAATGCTCAAATTTCTAGGCGAAAGCAGTTTTTTATATTTGCAAAAAATGGCGTAAAATAAAGTAATGACCACTAAATTTAAAATCAAAATTTTATTTGCAATGAGTGGATCTTTTGAAAAAATATTAAAGCTAACGATGCTTATAAACATAAAAAATATCACTTGGTAGTTTTCTGTCCTGCTTCGCATAAAAGCAAGCGTGTAGAGAAAAAAGATAAAGATAATGTTTAAAATAAGAGCATAAGAGCTTTGATACCACCAAAGATAAAGCGATACAAAAAGCCCTGGTAAAACGATAAATTTTTGTTCATTTGTGTTTAAAAGCCTGATCAAAAGATAGATGATAAAAAGCGCAAACGTGACATTTAGCATATCGCTATCAAAGTAACCAAGCGACGTTCTTACAAGATAGCCTGGCAATATCGCGCTCATAAATGCCGCCACAGCCCCAGCTTTTAGAGCTTTAAACTCATTTGATATCAAGATAACTGGAAGCGAGATAAGTGGTGCTAAAAACGCACTCATATAAAACATCGTACTTTCGATCTTGAAAGGAAAAATTTTACAAATATAAAAAACTATTGTTGAGATTGGGTGATTAAAGGGACTAAAGTCATTTTGCTGGTGAAAGCCAGCCAGCATATCTCTAGCGCCCTCTGCGTAATAATATGCGTCATTTGTCGTAAGCATAAATTCGCCATTAAAGTAAAACTCTGGCATATCCTTTGCCCACAATACCCAAAGCATCCTAGCTGCAAATCCAAACAGATAAGCAACTAGAAAGATAAGTAAAATTTTACAATTTACGCTTACTTTGTGCACTAAATTCCCTACAGCCTAGCGTCAGCCTCTGGGTAGATATTTTTTATATCATAAACCAAGTGGCCTTTTAGGTTGAGCTTTTTAAATTCATTGTGAGCTACGGCGATCACGATGCAGTCGTAGTCGTCTAGGTTATACTCTTTTACTAGATCAAAGCCGTACTCATGTTTTACCTCAGCGCTATCAGCCCAAGGATCAGTCACATCGACCTTGCAACCAAAGTCTTTTAGCTCATCAACCACGTCTATAACGCGAGAGTTTCTTATATCTGGGCAGTTTTCTTTAAATGTCATGCCAAGAACAAGCACGCGCGCTTTGTTGATAAGCACGCCTTTTCTTATCATTAGTTTTATCACTTGATCGGCTGCGTATCTGCCCATATCATCGTTGATGCGGCGACCTGCTAGGATCATTTCAGGGTTGTAGCCTACCTCTTGAGCTTTGTGAGTTAGGTAGTATGGATCTACGCCGATGCAGTGACCGCCGACTAGACCTGGGCGGAAATTTAAGAAATTCCACTTAGTACCAGCAGCCTCAAGCACGTCTATGGTGTTGATGTGAAGCTTTTCAAATAGCATCGCAAGCTCGTTTATAAAGGCGATGTTGATGTCGCGCTGGGTATTTTCGATGACCTTTGCAGCCTCTGCTACTTTGATGCTTGAAGCTTTGTGAGTGCCTGCTGTGATGATCGAGCGGTAAATTTCATCGACCTTATCAGCGATCTCTGGAGTTGAGCCGCTTGTGATTTTTTTGATTTTAGTTACGGTGTGCTCTTTATCGCCTGGGTTTATGCGCTCTGGAGAGTAGCCGCAGAAGAAGTCTTTGTTAAATTTAAGCCCACTTTTTTCAAGAAGTGGCACGCAAATTTCTTCTGTAACGCCTGGATAAACAGTGCTTTCATAGACCACGATATCGCCCTTTTTAAGCACTTTTGCCACACTCTCAGTCGCTTTTACGACTGGAGTTAGATCAGGGCGCTTGTTCTTATCTATCGGAGTTGGAACGGTCACGATGAAGAAGTTGCAACTTCTAATATCATCTAAATCTAGGCTAAATTTCATGCCATTATCGATCGCTTTTTTCATCTGCTCGCTGCTAAGCTCAAGCGTTCTATCATACCCACTTTTAAGCTCCTCTATACGCTTTGTGTTTACGTCAAAGCCTACTACTTCGTACTTTTCGCTAAAAGCTGCTGCAAGTGGAAGCCCCACATATCCAAGTCCTACTACTGCTATTTTCATTTATTTTTTCCTTTCTTTTTTGCTTCTATCTTTTTTACGCGTTCATACATTCTTATTTCCGCACTTACACCTTTTGGAATTATGATTCTAATAGGGCTAACGCCTGGTAAAATTTTAGTGAATTCATAATAGACCCGCCTCTTTTTATTTCCGTCCTTGCATAGCATCATCGTTTGCGCTAGCTCATCCCCGCCGTTAAATTCGTAATAAATCCCGTGTGCGTCTTCTTTTTCCTCGAGCTTTCCACCGAGCAAAAAGGCGAAGTTGCAGTCGATTTCTATCTCTTTAAAAAATGCGACTTCGTATTTAAAATAATCAGGCGGCATCTTTGAGATAGGTAGCTCAAAGATATTTTCCTCGGTTTTTGGCGCGTTTTCGCCTGCTAAAAGTGCAAAGGGAAGCACGCAAGCTGCGATAAAAAGTAAAAATTTTCTCATACCTTTACTCCGATTTGAAAATACTTAAATCCATGCTCGGCTAAAGCTTTAGCGTTATACTGGTTGCGTCCGTCAAATATGACAGCATTTTTTAGCCTCTCTTTGATCTCCATAAAATCAGGCGATCTAAACTCGCTCCACTCAGTCACAAGCACCATAGCATCGGCGTTATCAAGAGCGTCATATTTATTTTTGGCGTATTTTATATCTAAATTTGGCATATATTTTTTAGCTTCTTCGCTCGCTTTTGGATCGTAAGCGACCACTTTTGCGCCAGCCTCGTCTAAAAGCTTTATCAAAGTTAGCGAGCTAGCCTCTCTCATATCATCGGTATTTGGCTTAAACGCAAGCCCCCAAAGTGCGATCGTCTTGCCCTTTAGATCGCCGCCAAAAAAGTTATAAATTTTATCAAATAGAACTCTTTTTTGAGCCTTATTTCTTGACTCGACCGCGTTTAAAAGCTCTGGCTCAAAGCCATTTTGTCTAGCTGTGTAGATGAGCGCCTCGACGTCTTTTGGAAAGCAGCTACCACCATATCCGCAGCCTGGGTAGATGAAGCTATATCCGATCCTTGAGTCGCTGCCGATGCCTTTTCTCACTAAATTTACATCAGCGCCCACGCGTTCGCAGATATTTGCTATCTCGTTTATAAAGCTTATTTTGGTTGCCAGCATCGAATTTGCAGCGTATTTTGTCATCTCGGCTGATTTTACATCCATGCAAATGAGCCTGTCGTGATTTTTCATAAATGGCTCATAAAGCTCCCTCATCACGCTAAAGCCCCACTCGCTACTAGCTCCGATAACAACGCGATCTGGCTTTAAAAAGTCCTCAACCGCCGCACCCTCTTTTAAAAACTCTGGATTTGAGACGACTTCAAATTTAACCTCTACATTTCTCTTTTTAAGCTCAGCCTCGATCACCTCATGCACCTTGGCTCCAGTGCCCACTGGAACGGTTGATTTATCGACAACTATTAGCGGTTTGCTTAAATTTTCTCCGATTGACTTGGCAACTGATAGGACATATTTTAAATCAGCCTGCCCATCAGCACCCATAGGTGTGCCAACTGCGATAAATAGCACATCTGCATGCTCTAGCGCCTCTTTTATCTGCGTGCTAAATTTAAGCGAGCCATTTTTGTAGCACTCACTCACGATATCAGCAAGCCCTGGCTCATATATCGGCACGACGCCGTTTTTTAGCGCCTCGATCTTTTTGCTATCGACATCGACGCAGATCACGCTGTTGCCCATTTTCGCAAAGCATGCACCACTTACTAGCCCAACATATCCAGTTCCAATTACTGCTATTTTCATGCTTATCCTTAAATTCTCTTTTCCCACTCAAGGGCGGTTTTTATGATGAGCGCTAGATCGTCTCTTTTTGGCTTCCAGCTTGTTAGCGAGCGAAGTTTGCTTGCGTTTGAGATAAGGATAGCTGGGTCGCCGTCCCTTCTTGGCGCATTTAGCACTTTAAAATTTACTCCACTTACTTTTTTTGCGGTCTCGATGACCTCTTTTACGCTAAATCCCCTGCCATATCCCACATTAAAAGTTTCGCTACCATTTTGACCGATATACTCTAGCGCGCTGATGTGAGCGTCTGCTAGGTCGCTAACATGGATGTAGTCTCTAACGCATGTGCCATCTTTTGTTGCGTAGTCATCACCAAAGATACCCATGCTATCGCGCTTGCCAAGGGCTGTTTGCACGGCTACTTTGATAAGGTGCGTGGCATTTGGATAGTTTTGACCGATAAGTCCCTCTTCGTCTGCGCCTGCGACGTTAAAATAGCGCAAAATCGCAAATTTGAAATTTTCATTTGACGCAGCATAGTCTTTGATGATCTGCTCGCTCATTAGCTTGCTTCTGCCGTATGGATTTATCGGATTTGTAGCTGTCGTTTCGCTCACCTCCGCCACGTCTGGCTCGCCATAAACTGCAGCAGTTGAGCTAAATATAAATTGATTTACGTTATAAGTTTTTGCATATCTTAGCACCCTTGCGACATTTGCGGTGTTGTTTAGATAGTATTTTAGCGGCTCGCTCATACTCTCAAAGACCTCTATAAACGCTGCAAAATGGATGATCGCATCAAATTTACCACTTGCAAAAATTTGGCTCAAATCATCCTCTAAATTTGCGTTTATAAATTTGAAATTTCCTATCTTTTGGAGTGCCTCAAGTGCTTTTTGTGAGCCTTTGCAGAGATTGTCGATGATAGTTATCTCATCTTTACCTTGCTTTAAAAGTGCTTTTACTACGTGGCTGCCGATATATCCAGCTCCACCTGTTACTAAAATTTTCATCATCTATCCTTATTTTCTAAATAATCCTTTATATCTTCTATGTCTTTTATAGCATTAGAAAAATCATTCTGAAATTGTGGAGAAATTGTAGCATGAGAAGATGCATTGCCAACAATATCTTTATGCCACACCAAATTATGCAGTAGTTTATTAATCTCTTGTAAATTTTTCTCTTGTTGGCATATTATATCATTAATCTTGCTTTCATTGGGATTATTTACATCCAATTTATTTTTAATATCTAATATCAATTTATGTGGTTCAAGAAAAATACTTTTATATTGCAATTCTAAAAAATTTTTCATCATATTATGTAGTTTCCCATCGCGTCCAATACAAAAATCAATCTGCATTTTACAAACCATACTCTCTAGCTCTTTACGCAAGTTATTGCCACATTCATCCAGTTTGCCATCATTTAACTGTTTTTTTGCTTCCATTAAAAAGCTATTATCTGAATAATTAAACAATACGTTATTATCATTATTCACAGCATACATAAAAATCAAATTCCAAT
Coding sequences within it:
- the galE gene encoding UDP-glucose 4-epimerase GalE, coding for MKILVTGGAGYIGSHVVKALLKQGKDEITIIDNLCKGSQKALEALQKIGNFKFINANLEDDLSQIFASGKFDAIIHFAAFIEVFESMSEPLKYYLNNTANVARVLRYAKTYNVNQFIFSSTAAVYGEPDVAEVSETTATNPINPYGRSKLMSEQIIKDYAASNENFKFAILRYFNVAGADEEGLIGQNYPNATHLIKVAVQTALGKRDSMGIFGDDYATKDGTCVRDYIHVSDLADAHISALEYIGQNGSETFNVGYGRGFSVKEVIETAKKVSGVNFKVLNAPRRDGDPAILISNASKLRSLTSWKPKRDDLALIIKTALEWEKRI
- a CDS encoding glycosyltransferase family 25 protein; protein product: MNEIYLISLAKDTKRRELLQQKFSSYDSFKLIDAVDGRELNAREYYKIISPSFKAYGKVLSPAEVGCSLSHVKAYEAFLASEAKFALIFEDDVIGGDEDIKEAFLAASKMPENSVLICGMQDGLEGRFSAFGKKVDTSLSKPLWQVSKHSFSSIYRAGAYVLTKKSAKNLLEIHKRALCTTDVWDYLLGVNDMQMYFCDLFSHPTDLSGSNIEGERLERGYSANLKACIKTIKFILFSRLEKLQGYERIFKRG
- a CDS encoding MATE family efflux transporter, whose translation is MLINLISSIVVFVVSMGINFFLTPFILKSLGNEAFGFVGLSNAIVSYAAVVSVAINSVSGRFVAHAWHKKDLSLANTYYSSVLVVNIFFCAVVVVLSSVFILNLQSFLNVPENLLFDVRMTLVFYFINFCVGLFNGVLTVCAFVTNKLYLLSIRNAISSAILAALIVALFYFFKPFISYIAISALVASLFVFFSTIFMSARITPELKFSLSKFDFSKIKELLSSGIWNSFNALNRILLTGMDLFICNIFVSANATGLLSVAKAAPIILESFVAQLSGIFAPKFVELYSKNLITDLIKEAKFSMKVIAFVMSSPAAFFVVFGLDFYTLWLPFKSADEVKFIYNVSMITLVPIVFISFVFSLFNLDSATNKLRRPAIANTILGVSTIIAQIALLKFSDYGVYGIVVVAAVFYSIRILGFDLINAALNLEVKLTTFYGVYFKNLAVFALCVLAMFACKDFVSLNNWLKFAIFAAIYAGAAYVLGYFLFFNAYERGIVWRKILKKFKRF
- a CDS encoding STT3 domain-containing protein yields the protein MHKVSVNCKILLIFLVAYLFGFAARMLWVLWAKDMPEFYFNGEFMLTTNDAYYYAEGARDMLAGFHQQNDFSPFNHPISTIVFYICKIFPFKIESTMFYMSAFLAPLISLPVILISNEFKALKAGAVAAFMSAILPGYLVRTSLGYFDSDMLNVTFALFIIYLLIRLLNTNEQKFIVLPGLFVSLYLWWYQSSYALILNIIFIFFLYTLAFMRSRTENYQVIFFMFISIVSFNIFSKDPLIANKILILNLVVITLFYAIFCKYKKLLSPRNLSIFLAIMLAVFIYFGGFDFIISKIGSYVLKSSAEVASKFYFISEYTLIDEVKSASPLYFVYFMAGNILILLAAAIGYLVLCFKFRPFLLSLPLLGLGALSLFGGVRFAMYITPLIALGFGYFLHFFLNLFDLRNSLKNLSFFIFAAAALAPNLDIAYSYRPHTLITHEEATALDQLKKVAKRDDYVFSWWDYGYAIRYFADVKTLNDPGRQGGENNYFVSLALRKDETISAKLARVVSEYNDISFEKKSRVLEEILKDHNTSDLNLFLSQLESANFTLPMAKKEVFYYLVPDMIDIAPNVFRYSYIDVMSGEKPKEEFFYYISPINSVSEAGIDLGNGYILPLKEPKFITQNGEKVSVKSFYKIKGSGKELRVDEKLIDKKAKISVLFLEDYARVVLVDENALNSALVQLFIFERADEQYFEPFIISSGVKIYRLKV
- a CDS encoding nucleotide sugar dehydrogenase; this translates as MKIAVVGLGYVGLPLAAAFSEKYEVVGFDVNTKRIEELKSGYDRTLELSSEQMKKAIDNGMKFSLDLDDIRSCNFFIVTVPTPIDKNKRPDLTPVVKATESVAKVLKKGDIVVYESTVYPGVTEEICVPLLEKSGLKFNKDFFCGYSPERINPGDKEHTVTKIKKITSGSTPEIADKVDEIYRSIITAGTHKASSIKVAEAAKVIENTQRDINIAFINELAMLFEKLHINTIDVLEAAGTKWNFLNFRPGLVGGHCIGVDPYYLTHKAQEVGYNPEMILAGRRINDDMGRYAADQVIKLMIRKGVLINKARVLVLGMTFKENCPDIRNSRVIDVVDELKDFGCKVDVTDPWADSAEVKHEYGFDLVKEYNLDDYDCIVIAVAHNEFKKLNLKGHLVYDIKNIYPEADARL
- a CDS encoding UDP-glucose dehydrogenase family protein, translating into MKIAVIGTGYVGLVSGACFAKMGNSVICVDVDSKKIEALKNGVVPIYEPGLADIVSECYKNGSLKFSTQIKEALEHADVLFIAVGTPMGADGQADLKYVLSVAKSIGENLSKPLIVVDKSTVPVGTGAKVHEVIEAELKKRNVEVKFEVVSNPEFLKEGAAVEDFLKPDRVVIGASSEWGFSVMRELYEPFMKNHDRLICMDVKSAEMTKYAANSMLATKISFINEIANICERVGADVNLVRKGIGSDSRIGYSFIYPGCGYGGSCFPKDVEALIYTARQNGFEPELLNAVESRNKAQKRVLFDKIYNFFGGDLKGKTIALWGLAFKPNTDDMREASSLTLIKLLDEAGAKVVAYDPKASEEAKKYMPNLDIKYAKNKYDALDNADAMVLVTEWSEFRSPDFMEIKERLKNAVIFDGRNQYNAKALAEHGFKYFQIGVKV
- a CDS encoding glycosyltransferase family 2 protein; translation: MSEPLISIVTATYKRPELLQKAIKSALAQSYKNLEIIVTDDGDDESASEICKSFNDARIKFVKNSTHKKSPNGNKNNGFDNTTGEFVCLLDDDDELLPEAIAECYEILKNGEYSCVFADAICEKDGVMTEVVAGRSPYNKSGAMSKVDYHCGRINGEYFKLFSREFIDDFRFNESSFGGENELYIRFFEKNVFYLKKPLYIYRIARSDSATLNAGKHALNVANAYIKTANLHYDIAIKNEPKFLAMQYKNAAYYAKIAGEYGLMLSCIFKSLSIKFSKEAFIFFLLSPLPSGILPALSRLRVKIKQRFGV
- a CDS encoding ecotin family protein, which encodes MRKFLLFIAACVLPFALLAGENAPKTEENIFELPISKMPPDYFKYEVAFFKEIEIDCNFAFLLGGKLEEKEDAHGIYYEFNGGDELAQTMMLCKDGNKKRRVYYEFTKILPGVSPIRIIIPKGVSAEIRMYERVKKIEAKKKGKNK